The following proteins come from a genomic window of Sardina pilchardus chromosome 1, fSarPil1.1, whole genome shotgun sequence:
- the LOC134085416 gene encoding NACHT, LRR and PYD domains-containing protein 3-like isoform X2, which yields MDSPPEGEEAGRERAGRGVRSGQLPHAQALHRGAQGQRNGLQRPQTHRPVSPAPSCVSMKSDKSMGVPLKFSSEEPQSGPQPQTHRPVSPAPSCVSMKSDKSMGVPLKFSSGAPQSGPQPQTHRPESPGPSSVSMKSDKSMKECQKFSSRAQQSGLIYQQIHKSHLQKKFQCLIEGISQQGYTRLLHEIYTDLYITEGGRGRVNDEHEVRQIERASWREAAQGRPIRCSDIFKPLSGQVNPIRIVVTKGMAGIGKTVSVQKFILDWAEGTANQDIDFMFPLSFRELNLMKEKKLSLVGLIQHFFPEIKDSRVFTSSEHRVMFILDGLDECRIPLDFHSKSRCCNVTEKTSVDRLITNLIKGNLLPSALLWITTRPAATNQIPHMCVDLVTEIRGFNNPQKEEYFRKRIRDENLVSRTVTHLKSSRSLYIMCHIPVFCWILDTVVEKISEEAVNVEIPRTLTQMYTRFLVVQTSKKRDKYTERQETDEEVIFKLGKLAFQQLEKGNLIFYEEDLRECGIDITEASVYSGVCTQIFREEPRLYHKELFSFVHLTIQEFLAALYVFVCFKNRERSMPDQQQTSQLSALFRAATLHDLHKTAVDLALQSKNGHLDLFLRFLLGFLLESNQTLLKFLLPQSSSQSDSPEQTVQYVKQKIRDQRSSDRRINLFYCLIELNHHAVVEDIDISLGTLCVDMLLPGRWETKRFKFKMSDQQLVEFDLQKYIKTPEKDQTELLSPDEVLLKLLPGVTTFTSVELIDCNLTQKSCSYLASALTAHSSSLRLLELGVNELLDSGVELLCSALRHQNCKLEDLQLWRCNLKEMSCSYLASALISHSSSLRLLDLTNNELLDSGVKFLCEGLRHQNCKLEKLQLRGCKLTKKSCSYLASALTAHPSSLRLLDLRGNELLDSGVEHLCSALHHQNCRLEELHLIGCGLTEESCSYLTTSLTSNSSLTDLDLQGNDLSESAVKQLYDLVEDPHYKLEKLKWYSL from the exons ATGGACTCCCCTCCAGAGGGTGAGGAGGCTGGAAGAGAAAGAGCTGGCAGAGGAGTTCGGAGTGGGCAGCTTCCCCACGCTCAAGCTCTTCACCGAGGGGCGCAGGGCCAACGCAACGGACTTCAgcg accacagacacacagaccagtgtctccagcgcccagctgtgtgtctatgaagagtGACAAGTCCatgggggtgcctctcaagttCAGCAGTGAAGAACCTCAGTCTGGTCCACA accacagacacacaggccagTGTCTCCAgcgcccagctgtgtgtccatgaagagtgacaagTCCatgggggtgcctctcaagttCAGCAGTGGAGCACCTCAGTCTGGTCCACA accacagacacacagaccagagtcTCCAGGACCCAGcagtgtgtccatgaagagtgacaagTCCATGAAGGAGTGTCAGAAGTTCAGCAGTAGAGCACAGCAATCTGGTCTAAT atatcagcAGATCCACAAGTCTCACCTGCAGAAGAAGTTTCAATGTCTGATTGAAGGAATCTCACAGCAAGGATACACCAGACTCCTCCATGAGATCTACACAgacctctacatcacagaggggggaagaggaagggtcaatgatgaacatgaggtcagacagatagagagggcatCCTGGAGAGAAGCAGCACAAGGCAGACCAATCAGATGCAGTGACATCTTTAAACCCTTATCTGGACAAGTGAACCCCATCAGAATAGTGGTGACAAAGGGAATGGCTGGTATTGGAAAAACAGTGTCtgtgcagaagttcattctGGACTGGGCTGAGGGAACAGCCAATCAAGATATAGATTTTATGTTTCCTCTTTCGTTCAGGGAGCTGAacctgatgaaggagaagaaactCAGTCTGGTGGGTCTTATTCAGCACTTTTTTCCAGAAATCAAAGATTCCAGAGTCTTCACCAGTTCAGAGCACAGAGTCATGTTCATCTTAGATGGTCTAGATGAGTGTCGGATTCCTCTAGATTTTCACTCCAAATCAAGGTGTTGTAATGTGACAGAGAAAACCTCAGTAGACAGGCTGATAACAAATCTCATCAAGGGGAATCTGCttccttctgctctcctctggatcaCCACTCGACCAGCAGCAACCAATCAGATTCCTCATATGTGTGTGGACCTGGTGACAGAAATAAGGGGATTCAACAACCCACAGAAggaggagtacttcaggaagagaatcagaGATGAGAACCTGGTCAGCAGAACCGTCACACACTTGAAGTCATCCaggagcctctacatcatgtgccacattccagtcttctgttggatttTAGACACTGTGGTAGAGAAAATATCAGAGGAAGCAGTGAATGTAGAAATTCCAAGGACTCtgactcaaatgtacacacgCTTCCTGGTCGTTCAGACAAGCAAAAAAAGGGACaagtacacagagagacaagagacagaCGAAGAGGTGATTTTCAAATTGGGGAAACTGGCTTTCCAGCAGCTGGAGAAAGGCAATTTGATcttctatgaggaagacctgagagagtgtgggattGATATCACAGAAGCATCAGTTTACTCAGGAGTGTGtactcagatcttcagagaggagccaaGGCTATACCATAAGGAACTCTTCAGCTTTGTACACCTGACcatccaggagtttcttgcagctttatatgtgtttgtctgcttcaagaacagagagagaagcatgccTGACCAACAGCAAAcctctcagctctctgctctgttcagagCTGCAACACTTCATGACCTACACAAGACTGCAGTGGACCTGGCCTTACAGAGTAAGAATGGACACctggaccttttcctccgcttccttCTGGGCTTCTTACTGGAGTCCAATCAGACTCTCCTAAAGTTCCTTCTGCCACAGAGTAGTAGCCAATCAGATAGCCCAGAGCAAACAGTCCAGTATGTCAAACAGAAGATCAGAGATCAGCGTAGCTCAGACAGAAGGATCAACCTGTTCTACTGTCTGATTGAACTGAATCACCATGCCGTAGTGGAGGACATTGACATCAGCTTGGGAACTCTGTGTGTAGACATGCTCTTACCAGGAAGGTGGGAGACTAAGAGATTTAAGTTCAAGATGTCAGACCAGCAGCTGGTTGAGTTTGACCTGCAGAAATACATAAAGACACCAGAGAAAGACCAGACTGAACTCCTCAGTCCTGATGAAGTTCTTCTGAAGCTGCTGCCTGGTGTCACAACATTCACATCAGTGGA gctgattGACTGTAATCTGACACAGAAGAGCtgctcctatctggcctctgccctgACCGCACACTCCTCAAGTCTCAGACTGCTGGAGCTGGGGGTCAAtgagctgctggactcaggagtggaacttttatgttctgcactTCGTCAtcaaaactgcaaactggaggaccTACA GCTCTGGAGATGCAATCTTAAAGAGatgagctgttcctatctggcctctgctctgaTCTCACACTCCTCAAGTCTCAGACTGTTGGACTTGACTAACAAtgagctgctggactcaggagtgaaaTTTCTATGTGAAGGTCTTCGTCATCAAAATTGCAAACTGGAAAAACTACA GTTGAGAGGCTGTAAACTGACCAagaagagctgttcctatctggcctctgctctgaCCGCACACCCATCAAGTCTCAGACTGCTGGACCTGAGGGGCAAtgagctgctggactcaggagtggaacatCTGTGTTCTGCTCTTCATCATCAAAACTGCAGACTGGAGGAACTACA